The proteins below come from a single Trichocoleus desertorum ATA4-8-CV12 genomic window:
- a CDS encoding ABC exporter membrane fusion protein has translation MIALAIAVALGTAGLGLFAYVSSMRGSVATDRAIADAPAEASVRAITGLGRLEPEGGLVRIAAPSSMGTVRVNKLLVQEGSVVQLGQPLAVLDTSDRLLATAIQAEAEVREAQSRLAQVQAGAKTGDIAAAEANVARVTAQLQNAQRDYERYRLLYQNGAISAADLDARRLTLETLSKELEQSNQVLRSVAEVRPTDIRQAESQVTVAMANLQRAKAELETAVIRSPMSGRVVAIYADPGEKVGDDGLLELGNTSQMYAVAEIYETDIAKVRVGQTATITSNAFPGAISGTVDQVGLQIRKNDVLNTDPAADTDARVIEVKIKLADSPKVAGLTNLQVNVAITP, from the coding sequence ATGATTGCCCTTGCGATCGCTGTGGCGTTAGGGACTGCTGGCCTGGGTCTTTTTGCCTACGTTTCATCCATGCGCGGCTCAGTCGCAACCGATCGGGCTATAGCCGACGCACCTGCCGAGGCTTCCGTACGAGCGATTACAGGTTTGGGTCGATTAGAGCCAGAGGGCGGACTTGTTCGCATTGCTGCGCCTTCCTCGATGGGAACGGTGCGAGTTAACAAATTGTTGGTGCAAGAAGGGTCGGTGGTGCAATTGGGCCAACCACTCGCGGTTCTAGATACGAGCGATCGCTTACTAGCAACGGCAATTCAAGCAGAAGCTGAGGTTCGAGAGGCCCAAAGTCGCTTAGCCCAGGTGCAAGCTGGAGCGAAGACGGGTGATATTGCGGCGGCGGAAGCCAATGTAGCGCGCGTCACTGCACAACTGCAAAATGCTCAGCGCGACTATGAGCGCTATCGGCTGCTCTATCAAAATGGGGCCATATCAGCCGCAGACCTAGATGCTCGGCGCTTAACTCTAGAAACGCTTAGCAAAGAGTTAGAGCAATCCAATCAAGTTTTACGCAGCGTTGCAGAGGTGCGTCCTACCGATATTCGTCAGGCTGAGTCTCAAGTCACTGTGGCGATGGCGAATTTGCAACGGGCTAAAGCTGAATTAGAAACTGCTGTCATACGCTCACCCATGAGCGGTCGGGTCGTTGCGATCTATGCTGACCCTGGCGAAAAGGTAGGTGACGATGGCCTCTTAGAGCTTGGCAACACCAGTCAGATGTATGCAGTTGCCGAAATTTATGAAACCGATATTGCCAAGGTGCGAGTCGGCCAAACTGCCACTATTACCAGCAATGCCTTTCCGGGCGCGATTTCTGGAACTGTAGACCAGGTTGGTCTGCAAATTCGCAAAAATGACGTCCTCAACACAGATCCTGCCGCAGACACAGATGCCAGGGTCATAGAGGTAAAAATTAAGCTCGCAGACAGCCCCAAGGTGGCGGGACTCACCAATCTGCAAGTCAACGTTGCGATTACCCCGTAA
- a CDS encoding peptidase M15A, with amino-acid sequence MGKLTPDQRNYLYLLEAERAGIHKPILAALYQVQGKPTLEDGETGLGIAPTNQIPLGQVNTFTGQIQYAANTIRSITDSLIAQGWQAADLWSNETGRYSNKFIQAVAAGYTPPASNLAAARLEAEASNPQALLQAYLDDLTIDFKAEKLPQNLAYLDRALLTLADRLPSYYRGLPYQRDAFLEALRIWRKLDSREAAIASLNLKTPADTDPETVDESYLDQALGQFIQNLSRNYSGYPHQREALVRLTQLWRQLDSREAAIASLEKDTSPEPGLKIVDPALIAFAQRIPQYYQGKGEQRNALTETFRLWRGLDSRSTAIAALGLNPNTLATSTANKTALTDAATQIDRELLEFIRRIPSEYRETEDQREALIRLVQLWRGLSTRDQTIRSLFEDVKRMQQARRDALEAAPKPEPLILPKRPARWTPSNIQIYASIIPNGTFSWAEATHGGTRMPPDQSTVDAIVRIARLAQQARERIGRPFYITSWYRPSEINARVGGVSNSRHIVGDAIDFYCDGLTGDQLYWFLDSWWPGGLGRYASFPYLSHIDARSYRARWLR; translated from the coding sequence ATGGGAAAACTGACACCAGACCAGCGCAACTACCTTTACCTGCTAGAAGCAGAACGAGCCGGAATTCATAAACCCATCCTGGCAGCACTGTATCAGGTTCAAGGTAAGCCAACCTTGGAAGATGGAGAAACCGGGTTAGGGATTGCGCCTACCAACCAAATTCCCCTGGGCCAAGTCAATACCTTTACAGGGCAAATCCAATACGCCGCTAATACAATTCGCAGCATTACGGATAGCTTAATTGCTCAAGGCTGGCAAGCAGCCGATCTCTGGAGCAATGAAACAGGTCGCTATAGTAACAAGTTCATTCAAGCTGTAGCCGCAGGTTACACGCCTCCTGCCAGTAACTTAGCCGCAGCCCGTCTAGAAGCAGAAGCGTCGAATCCTCAAGCCCTGCTGCAAGCTTATTTAGACGACCTAACCATCGACTTCAAGGCTGAAAAGTTACCGCAAAACCTGGCTTATCTTGATAGAGCGCTCCTCACCTTAGCCGATCGCCTGCCCAGTTATTACCGAGGGTTACCTTACCAGCGAGATGCTTTTTTGGAAGCTTTGCGGATCTGGCGCAAATTAGATTCACGCGAAGCCGCGATCGCCTCCCTTAACCTCAAAACTCCTGCCGATACTGACCCCGAAACAGTAGATGAATCCTATCTCGATCAAGCGCTGGGTCAGTTCATCCAAAATCTTTCTCGCAACTATTCAGGCTACCCCCATCAACGAGAAGCCCTAGTTCGCCTGACCCAACTTTGGCGGCAACTGGATTCCCGTGAAGCCGCGATCGCCTCTTTGGAAAAAGATACATCTCCAGAGCCTGGGTTAAAAATTGTTGATCCTGCTCTCATTGCCTTTGCTCAACGCATCCCGCAGTACTACCAGGGCAAAGGAGAGCAACGAAATGCCCTGACAGAAACTTTTCGGTTATGGCGGGGGCTGGATTCTCGTTCTACTGCGATCGCCGCTTTGGGACTTAACCCAAACACCCTTGCCACCAGTACCGCCAACAAAACAGCCCTCACCGATGCCGCCACACAAATCGATCGCGAATTGCTTGAATTCATCCGTCGTATTCCTTCCGAGTATCGAGAAACCGAAGATCAGCGAGAAGCTCTGATTCGGCTGGTGCAGCTTTGGCGCGGCCTAAGCACCCGTGATCAAACCATCCGATCGCTGTTTGAAGATGTTAAACGGATGCAGCAAGCCCGTCGGGACGCTTTGGAAGCAGCTCCCAAGCCAGAACCACTAATTTTGCCTAAACGTCCAGCCCGCTGGACTCCTAGCAACATCCAGATTTACGCCTCGATCATCCCCAACGGTACTTTTAGTTGGGCTGAGGCTACCCACGGCGGCACTCGCATGCCTCCCGACCAAAGCACCGTTGATGCCATTGTTCGCATTGCACGTCTTGCCCAACAAGCCCGCGAACGGATTGGTCGGCCTTTTTATATCACCAGTTGGTATCGTCCTTCCGAAATCAATGCCAGAGTCGGTGGTGTTTCTAATAGCCGTCATATTGTTGGAGATGCCATCGACTTTTATTGCGATGGTCTTACAGGCGATCAGCTCTACTGGTTCTTGGACTCTTGGTGGCCAGGTGGCTTAGGCCGATACGCCAGCTTTCCTTATCTCAGCCACATTGATGCCCGGAGTTACCGAGCTCGCTGGCTTCGCTAG
- a CDS encoding hemolysin family protein produces MSSFLFDFLILILLTFANGVFVLSEMAIVSVRKVRLQQMANEGNAKARTALDLANAPNQFLATVQIGITLIVILSGAVGESTLARRIGPLLGMVPGLAAYREAIASGLAIMVVTYLTLIIGELVPKQLALNNPERVASSVAGPMRMLAMFAAPVVHLLSASTDMVMRLLGIRPSDEPMVTEEEIRVLLQQGTEAGTFEEVEQDMVERVFRLGDRRANALMTPRPDIVWLDLEDSLEENRQKITEGVHSRFPVCQGGIDNVLGVLHVNDLLVRSLVGESIDLTTNLRQPLFIPESTRALSVLELFKKSSTHIAVVVDEYGVIQGIVTLNDILEAIVGDIPSVEDLEEPYAVQREDGSWLLDGMLTVDEFKEILEINKIPGEEKGNYHTLGGFVVMHLGHIPTAADHFEWQGLRFEVMDMDGNRVDKVLVMPIASSDRTDSSDEPFHPRSSP; encoded by the coding sequence ATGTCCTCTTTTCTTTTTGATTTCCTCATCCTTATCTTGCTGACCTTTGCCAATGGTGTCTTTGTGCTGTCGGAGATGGCGATCGTCTCGGTACGCAAGGTGCGACTCCAGCAGATGGCGAATGAGGGAAATGCCAAAGCTCGCACAGCCCTCGACCTAGCAAACGCTCCAAATCAGTTTTTGGCTACTGTTCAAATTGGCATCACACTCATTGTCATTTTGTCTGGTGCTGTGGGTGAGTCCACTCTGGCTAGAAGAATTGGCCCTCTCTTAGGCATGGTTCCTGGATTAGCTGCTTACCGAGAGGCGATCGCTTCGGGCCTTGCCATTATGGTCGTCACCTACCTAACCCTGATTATTGGTGAACTAGTGCCTAAGCAATTGGCGCTAAACAACCCAGAACGGGTCGCTTCCTCGGTCGCTGGCCCAATGCGGATGTTAGCGATGTTCGCTGCCCCTGTAGTACATCTCTTGAGCGCCTCTACAGACATGGTGATGCGGCTCTTGGGCATCAGGCCCTCGGACGAGCCGATGGTGACTGAAGAAGAAATAAGGGTCTTACTGCAACAGGGAACGGAGGCAGGAACCTTTGAGGAGGTCGAGCAGGACATGGTGGAGCGGGTATTTCGCTTAGGCGATCGCCGCGCCAACGCTTTGATGACACCGCGCCCCGATATTGTCTGGCTGGACCTGGAGGACTCTTTAGAAGAAAACCGTCAGAAAATTACAGAGGGGGTACATTCCCGGTTTCCTGTGTGCCAAGGTGGCATCGATAACGTCTTGGGAGTCCTACATGTCAATGATTTGTTGGTGCGGAGTCTAGTAGGAGAGTCGATCGACTTAACTACCAACTTGCGGCAACCACTGTTTATTCCAGAGAGTACTCGGGCTTTGTCAGTCCTAGAGTTGTTTAAAAAATCCAGTACTCACATCGCAGTCGTAGTAGATGAGTATGGTGTGATTCAGGGGATCGTCACTTTGAATGACATTTTGGAAGCGATCGTTGGTGATATTCCTTCAGTTGAGGACTTGGAGGAACCCTATGCCGTACAGCGTGAGGATGGCTCTTGGCTGCTAGACGGCATGCTAACCGTGGATGAGTTCAAAGAGATTCTAGAGATTAATAAAATCCCTGGGGAAGAGAAGGGCAATTATCACACGCTAGGCGGCTTTGTAGTGATGCATTTGGGCCACATCCCTACTGCCGCAGATCACTTTGAGTGGCAGGGACTACGCTTTGAAGTGATGGATATGGATGGCAACCGAGTTGATAAGGTTTTGGTGATGCCTATTGCCTCTAGCGATCGCACTGACTCCAGTGATGAGCCTTTTCACCCTAGAAGCTCTCCTTAA
- the devC gene encoding ABC transporter permease DevC, with protein sequence MILAIPLAWLQLVREKVRLLIALAGIGFAVILMFMQLGFRDALFDSAIRLHQSFQGDIFLISPQSTALIAMRSFSQRRLYQTLGFEDVASVSPVYLDFALWKNPENRRTRGILVIGIDPADTVFDVPGLQAALPQIQLPEVVLFDEDSRPEFGPVAADLRQGKTVTTEVAGRRIKVGGLFKLGASFGADGNLITSDLNFLRIFERRRKGLIDIGIIKLKPGANVDQTVTNLRQSLPEDIKIFSKQEFIEFEKSYWQSSTAIGFIFTLGTAMGFIVGIVIVYQILYTDVSDHLPEYATLKAMGYKNSYLLSVVFQQALILSILGYIPGFALCLGLYDLTRNATSLPLIMTFDRALTVLCLAIIMCTLSGAIAVRKVQAADPADIF encoded by the coding sequence ATGATCTTGGCAATTCCCCTCGCTTGGCTACAACTGGTTCGAGAAAAAGTGCGGCTACTCATCGCTTTAGCTGGCATTGGTTTTGCCGTCATTCTCATGTTTATGCAACTTGGGTTTCGGGATGCCTTGTTCGATAGTGCGATTCGGTTGCATCAAAGCTTCCAAGGGGATATTTTTTTGATTAGCCCGCAGTCCACGGCCTTAATTGCCATGCGGAGCTTTTCCCAGCGTCGTCTCTATCAAACTTTGGGGTTTGAGGATGTAGCCTCGGTTAGCCCAGTTTATTTAGACTTTGCGCTGTGGAAAAATCCAGAAAACCGTCGGACTCGCGGCATCCTGGTGATTGGGATTGATCCAGCAGATACCGTGTTTGATGTGCCTGGATTGCAAGCTGCTTTACCTCAAATCCAATTGCCAGAAGTGGTTTTGTTTGATGAAGATTCTCGCCCGGAATTTGGACCAGTAGCAGCTGATCTCCGTCAAGGTAAAACTGTAACCACAGAAGTCGCAGGAAGACGAATTAAAGTGGGCGGTTTGTTTAAATTGGGTGCTTCCTTTGGGGCAGATGGCAACCTAATTACCAGCGACCTCAACTTTCTGCGGATTTTTGAGCGACGACGCAAAGGTTTAATTGATATTGGCATTATTAAATTGAAACCAGGAGCCAATGTAGATCAAACCGTCACAAATTTAAGACAAAGCCTGCCTGAAGATATCAAAATTTTCTCGAAGCAAGAGTTTATTGAGTTTGAGAAAAGTTACTGGCAGAGCAGTACAGCCATTGGGTTTATTTTTACTCTGGGCACAGCGATGGGATTTATTGTTGGCATCGTGATTGTGTATCAGATTCTCTACACGGATGTTTCTGATCACTTGCCTGAGTACGCCACGCTGAAAGCAATGGGCTATAAAAATTCTTACCTTTTATCGGTGGTCTTTCAACAAGCTTTGATTTTGTCAATACTAGGCTACATTCCAGGTTTTGCCTTGTGTTTAGGGCTGTATGATTTAACTCGAAATGCCACTTCATTACCCCTAATAATGACATTCGATCGCGCTTTGACGGTCTTGTGTTTAGCTATTATTATGTGTACTTTGTCTGGCGCGATCGCTGTTCGCAAAGTGCAAGCGGCTGATCCAGCAGATATCTTTTGA
- a CDS encoding Cof-type HAD-IIB family hydrolase → MPLTLLSQDLVANSLKNVRLVATDMDGTLTQSGKFTPTLLQALVQLAGAGIKVLIVTGRSAGWVGGLVNYLPVWGAIAENGGLLYSSQTETSETKTLSALVAIPDLAVHRQKLAQTFQRLQADFPQLQESADNRFRLTDWTFDIEGLSLTEIQAINAYCQDQGWGFTYSNIQCHIKPIEQDKATGLRRVLGQYFPTYTTQQVVTVGDSPNDESLFDANQFPLSVGVANVRDYADQLIHHPAYITPQPEGAGFCQLAEWLCAL, encoded by the coding sequence ATGCCTTTAACGCTACTGTCTCAGGATTTAGTCGCTAATTCCCTTAAGAATGTTCGCCTAGTAGCCACCGACATGGATGGCACACTAACCCAAAGCGGCAAGTTTACGCCCACTTTACTACAGGCTTTGGTGCAGTTAGCGGGGGCTGGCATCAAAGTTTTGATTGTCACTGGGCGATCGGCAGGTTGGGTTGGAGGCTTGGTCAACTATTTGCCTGTTTGGGGGGCGATCGCGGAAAATGGTGGTTTGCTTTACTCTAGCCAAACTGAGACTAGCGAAACTAAAACGCTTAGCGCATTGGTTGCCATTCCCGATTTAGCAGTGCATCGCCAAAAGCTGGCCCAAACCTTCCAACGATTGCAAGCCGATTTTCCGCAGTTACAGGAGTCTGCCGACAATCGTTTTCGGCTCACAGACTGGACATTTGATATTGAGGGGCTCAGCCTAACAGAAATTCAAGCGATTAATGCCTATTGCCAAGATCAAGGCTGGGGCTTCACTTACAGCAATATCCAATGCCACATCAAGCCGATAGAGCAGGACAAAGCGACTGGGTTACGGCGAGTTTTAGGTCAATATTTCCCTACCTACACAACGCAGCAGGTCGTAACGGTCGGGGATAGCCCCAATGATGAAAGCTTGTTTGATGCCAACCAATTTCCCCTGTCAGTTGGGGTCGCCAATGTGAGAGATTATGCTGATCAGTTAATCCATCACCCTGCTTACATCACCCCGCAACCTGAAGGCGCAGGATTTTGTCAGTTAGCGGAATGGTTGTGTGCTCTTTAA